A single Equus quagga isolate Etosha38 chromosome 8, UCLA_HA_Equagga_1.0, whole genome shotgun sequence DNA region contains:
- the DNAJB6 gene encoding dnaJ homolog subfamily B member 6 isoform X4 gives MVDYYEVLGVQRHASAEDIKKAYRKLALKWHPDKNPENKEEAERKFKQVAEAYEVLSDAKKRDIYDKYGKEGLNGGGGGGSHFDSPFEFGFTFRNPDDVFREFFGGRDPFSFEFFGVVGDFHFQALRVYTQEKKLLHGYYIYEVMVQPAGGFEEVASEELEPSEELDQPCFEETVEDTQSEENSEVLDVISSEELDVFSEDEASEGCSRGRGELLSEELEFVSSEDEASPGDVEELSEECEELLSEDSGPELEVLLGQQ, from the exons ATGGTGGATTACTATGAAGTTCTAGGCGTGCAGAGACATGCCTCAGCCGAGGATATTAAAAAGGC ATATCGGAAACTGGCACTGAAGTGGCATCCAGATAAaaatcctgagaataaagaagaagcagagagaaaatttaaacaaGTAGCTGAAGCGTATGAGGTGTTATCAGATG ctaAAAAACGGGACATCTATGACAAGTACGGCAAAGAAGGATTAAACGGTGGAGGTGGAG GTGGAAGTCACTTTGACAGTCCGTTTGAGTTTGGCTTCACATTCCGTAACCCAGATGACGTCTTCAGGGAATTTTTTGGTGGAAGGGACCCGTTTTCATTCGAATTCTTTG GTGTTGTGGGTGACTTCCATTTTCAGGCTCTCAGGGTTTACACGCAGGAGAAGAAGCTGCTCCACGGCTACTACATATATGAAGTCATGGTGCAGCCTGCTGGCG GGTTCGAGGAGGTGGCGAGTGAGGAGTTGGAGCCTAGTGAAGAGCTAGACCAGCCCTGTTTTGAGGAGACGGTGGAAGACACCCAGAGTGAAGAGAACAGTGAGGTTTTGGATGTGATATCCAGCGAGGAGCTTGATGTCTTTAGTGAAGATGAGGCGAGTGAAGGCTGTAGCCGGGGCCGGGGCGAGCTTCTGAGTGAGGAATTGGAGTTTGTATCCAGTGAGGACGAGGCGAGCCCGGGGGACGTGGAGGAGCTCAGCGAGGAGTGCGAGGAGCTGCTGAGCGAGGACAGCGGCCCAGAGCTTGAGGTGCTGCTTGGGCAACAGTAA